The genomic segment TCCGGATTGGTATAGAGCAAAATGGCTGCTCCCAGCAGGCTACCGATAATCATTAAAGGAACCAGCCGTTTAATTTCACTCATCACGGCACTTTTTCTGTCACGCATGACATTGGTGATAGCAGCAGAGCAATCCAGCAGGGCTAACAGAGGAACGATTTTATCTACCGGAATAAAGAAGGCCAGTAACGGACTGGCAATCAGAGCAGTACCAAAACCGGTAATGCCGAATATGATATAGGCTATGGTTAGTCCAACGCCAATGACGATCAGATCGATCCACTGAAGGTGTTCTAACATGGCATCCTCTTTAATGATGATAGGATTGATACTGATATCTTAATCGTTAAATGACGATGATTCTTGAATATGTTAATAAATATGATTTTAAATGTTAAAATTTGTCGTATTGATCAAATTTCTTGTGTAATGGCAATAAATAAAAAAGGGCAGAAATATCTGCCCTTTCTAACATCTGTTTATCTATAGACGAGAAACATTACTCATCCGGGTAGTTATGCATAAAGCGTTCAGCATCTTTAACCATGGACTCAGTGCCGATAAATAGCGGCATACGCTGGTGAAGCTCTTCAGGCTCAATGTCCAGAATACGTCTGAACCCGTCGCTGGCGCGACCACCGGCCTGTTCCGCCAGAAAAGCCATCGGGTTGCATTCGTACAGTAAACGAAGTTTGCCTTTTGGATGTGATGCGGTGCTTGGGTAGAGGTAAATTCCGCCCTTCAGCAGGTTGCGGTGAAAGTCAGCTACCAGAGAACCAATATACCGGGAGGTATAAGGACGACCGGTAGATTCATCCTGTTCCTGACAGAATTTGAGGTATTTCTTAACGCCTAATGGGAACTTGATGTAGTTGCCCTCGTTAATGGAGTACATGCTTCCTTTGGTTGGGAAACGAACTTTTTCATGGGACAGGCAGAACACCCCAATAGAAGAGTCGTAGGTAAAGGCATGTACACCAACACCAGTGGTATACACCAGCATGGTTGATGAACCATAAACTACATAACCTGCAGCAACCTGACGGTTACCTGGCTGTAAAAAATCAGCTTCAGTGATAGGTTGACCGATTGGCGTAATGCGACGGTAGATAGAGAAAATGGTACCGACAGAGACGTTTACATCGATATTTGAAGAACCATCCAATGGGTCCATTAAGACAACATATTTTGCATGAGTGGCGCGCTCGCCTTCAAAAACAACAATGTCATCTTCTTCTTCGGAGGCAATTCCTGCCACTTCGCCACGAGCGATTAATGCGGCTTTAAGCTTTTCGTTGGCATACAGATCAAGCTTCATCTGCGCTTCGCCCTGTACGTTCGATACGCCGTTTGTTCCCAGAATATCAACCAGGCCCGCTTTGTTAATGTCACGGTGAATGATTTTGGCGCCTAGTTTAATTGCTGAAAGCAGTGAAGTAAGTTCGCCTGTAGCGTGAGGGAAGTCTTGTTGCTTCTCGACGATAAATTCGCCTAACGTTTTCATGAACGATTCCTGAGTCAACCGAAGGTATAATGGCGATGGTATGCCATCCGTGTTATGTGTGGGGAAATTTTAACTAAAGGTTAAAGAAATTGATAGGTTATTCCCCTTCTTATAACTAACCTGAGGCGTTAGAATGAGAGCTAACTCGATACACCAAAAACTGGAAATATAATGCATATTCATATTCTTGGTATTTGTGGCACTTTCATGGGCGGTATTGCCATGTTGGCCCGTGCCCTCGGACATCAGGTCACCGGCTCTGATGCTAACGTTTATCCACCGATGAGTACGCTGTTAGAAAAACAGGGTATCGACCTCATTCAGGGATATTCTCCATCGCAGCTTAATCCTCGTCCTGACCTGGTTATTATTGGTAATGCCATGGGGCGTGGCAATCCTTGCGTTGAAACGGTGTTGGAAGAGGGTATTCCATACACTTCCGGACCTCAGTGGTTACATGACAATGTATTGCGCGACCGTTGGGTGGTGGCCATTGCCGGTACTCACGGTAAAACGACTACCGCTGGTATGGCGACCTGGATTTTAGAAAGCTGTGGCTATAAGCCCGGTTTTGTTATCGGCGGCGTGCCGGGAAATTTCGATGTCTCTGCTCGTCTGGGCGACAGTCCATTTTTTGTGATTGAAGCCGATGAATATGACAGCGCCTTTTTTGATAAG from the Limnobaculum zhutongyuii genome contains:
- the fbp gene encoding class 1 fructose-bisphosphatase; amino-acid sequence: MKTLGEFIVEKQQDFPHATGELTSLLSAIKLGAKIIHRDINKAGLVDILGTNGVSNVQGEAQMKLDLYANEKLKAALIARGEVAGIASEEEDDIVVFEGERATHAKYVVLMDPLDGSSNIDVNVSVGTIFSIYRRITPIGQPITEADFLQPGNRQVAAGYVVYGSSTMLVYTTGVGVHAFTYDSSIGVFCLSHEKVRFPTKGSMYSINEGNYIKFPLGVKKYLKFCQEQDESTGRPYTSRYIGSLVADFHRNLLKGGIYLYPSTASHPKGKLRLLYECNPMAFLAEQAGGRASDGFRRILDIEPEELHQRMPLFIGTESMVKDAERFMHNYPDE